One genomic region from Colletes latitarsis isolate SP2378_abdomen chromosome 10, iyColLati1, whole genome shotgun sequence encodes:
- the LOC143346292 gene encoding major facilitator superfamily domain-containing protein 6 isoform X1 — MKLNYKQLPIKAHYFFFMAAMGPILPFLQVYGKQLGVSILVMGSVTAILPILFLIAKPAFGFLVDYFDSWRKAIFMVLLATTSACFVCMYFLPAILGPVLPDHAFVNVSCVSLPHCLSEDISRLDSCTGAKTTVCHWTCINDTFSTPMLFQAVEGAASISSNTTCLMDVNATSYCSENINCNVTCDNFKEKYCLYTSSTFWGFVILLCLGNIGFNVSNSISDAVCFDILGAGGEMGYGRQRVWGTIGFGISALLAGCTVDYWSKGKSLKIYTPAFLFVFVFSLFDLLCCRKLKLPIMGESTNIIKDVYKLLQLKHIIIFLCFATLAGILDSFMIYFLFWYLEDLAKVTGHMNEINLIEGLTVAAETLGGEVIFFSFSGKILKKLGFGYTFTFCFACYALRLYLISLASNPWWVISIELFMQGPTYALCYTTIVAYASKVAPIGTSATVQGIVAGMDDGFGFAIGSLIGGVLYEIFGGVTTLRIFSLTAAISAFMYLLLHLVYLKHLTPDTKNNV, encoded by the exons ATGAAGTTAAATTACAAACAGTTGCCTATAAAGGCACATTACTTTTTCTTCATGGCag CAATGGGTCCAATTCTTCCATTTTTACAAGTTTATGGTAAACAACTCGGAGTATCCATATTAGTTATGGGCAGCGTTACAGCCATTTTacccattttatttttaattgcaaagcCAGCCTTTGGTTTTCTTGTTGATTATTTTGATTCCTGGAGAAAAGCCATTTTCATGGTATTACTAGCGACTACGAGTGCTTGTTTTGTTTGCATGTATTTTTTACCAGCAATACTGGGACCAGTCTTACCAGACCATGCATTCGTTAATGTATCTTGCGTATCGTTACCACATTGCTTGTCAGAA GACATTTCAAGACTAGATTCATGTACTGGAGCAAAGACAACAGTGTGTCACTGGACTTGTATTAACGATACATTTTCTACACCAATGCTATTTCAAGCAGTTGAAGGAGCAGCAAGCATTTCCTCAAATACTACGTGTTTAATGGATGTAAATGCTACATCGTATTGTTCGgagaatattaattgcaacgttACCTGTGataatttcaaagaaaagtATTGCCTATATACATCTTCTACTTTCTGGGGCTTTGTCATTTTATTGTGCCTTGGCAATATTGGTTTTAACGTATCCAACAGTATAAGCGACGCGGTTTGCTTTGATATACTAG GAGCAGGTGGTGAAATGGGATATGGTAGACAACGCGTTTGGGGAACGATAGGTTTTGGAATTTCTGCCCTTTTGGCTGGCTGTACAGTGGATTATTGGTCCAAAGGAAAATCCCTAAAGATTTACACACCTGCATTTTTATTTGTCTTTGTATTTTCACTCTTCGATTTACTTTGTTGCAGAAAATTAAAA CTACCGATTATGGGAGAGTCCACAAATATAATAAAAGACGTTTATAAGCTTTTACAATTAAAacatataattatatttctctGCTTTGCGACACTTGCTGGCATTCTTGACAGCTTcatgatttattttttattttg GTATTTAGAAGATCTGGCTAAAGTAACTGGCCATatgaatgaaattaatttaatagAAGGTTTGACAGTTGCTGCAGAAACTTTGGGTGGCGAAGTAATATTCTTTTCGTTTTCAG gtaaaattttaaaaaaactgGGATTCGGGTATACCTTTACATTTTGTTTCGCATGTTACGCGTTACgcctttatttaatttctttggcgTCAAATCCGTGGTGGGTAATTTCGATAGAATTATTTATGCAAGGACCAACTTATGCGCTTTGTTATACAACGATAGTTGCATATGCAAGCAAAGTCGCCCCAATCGGTACATCGGCCACTGTTCAGGGAATCGTAGCTGGCATGGATGACGGTTTtg GTTTTGCAATAGGTAGTCTGATAGGTGGagttttatatgaaatatttggAGGCGTAACAACATTACGAATATTTTCGTTAACCGCCGCTATATCTGCATTCATGTACCTTCTTTTACATCTGGTGTATTTGAAACATTTAACGCCcg acACGAAAAACAATGTGTAA
- the LOC143346292 gene encoding major facilitator superfamily domain-containing protein 6 isoform X2 — MKLNYKQLPIKAHYFFFMAAMGPILPFLQVYGKQLGVSILVMGSVTAILPILFLIAKPAFGFLVDYFDSWRKAIFMVLLATTSACFVCMYFLPAILGPVLPDHAFVNVSCVSLPHCLSEDISRLDSCTGAKTTVCHWTCINDTFSTPMLFQAVEGAASISSNTTCLMDVNATSYCSENINCNVTCDNFKEKYCLYTSSTFWGFVILLCLGNIGFNVSNSISDAVCFDILGAGGEMGYGRQRVWGTIGFGISALLAGCTVDYWSKGKSLKIYTPAFLFVFVFSLFDLLCCRKLKLPIMGESTNIIKDVYKLLQLKHIIIFLCFATLAGILDSFMIYFLFWYLEDLAKVTGHMNEINLIEGLTVAAETLGGEVIFFSFSGKILKKLGFGYTFTFCFACYALRLYLISLASNPWWVISIELFMQGPTYALCYTTIVAYASKVAPIGTSATVQGIVAGMDDGFGN; from the exons ATGAAGTTAAATTACAAACAGTTGCCTATAAAGGCACATTACTTTTTCTTCATGGCag CAATGGGTCCAATTCTTCCATTTTTACAAGTTTATGGTAAACAACTCGGAGTATCCATATTAGTTATGGGCAGCGTTACAGCCATTTTacccattttatttttaattgcaaagcCAGCCTTTGGTTTTCTTGTTGATTATTTTGATTCCTGGAGAAAAGCCATTTTCATGGTATTACTAGCGACTACGAGTGCTTGTTTTGTTTGCATGTATTTTTTACCAGCAATACTGGGACCAGTCTTACCAGACCATGCATTCGTTAATGTATCTTGCGTATCGTTACCACATTGCTTGTCAGAA GACATTTCAAGACTAGATTCATGTACTGGAGCAAAGACAACAGTGTGTCACTGGACTTGTATTAACGATACATTTTCTACACCAATGCTATTTCAAGCAGTTGAAGGAGCAGCAAGCATTTCCTCAAATACTACGTGTTTAATGGATGTAAATGCTACATCGTATTGTTCGgagaatattaattgcaacgttACCTGTGataatttcaaagaaaagtATTGCCTATATACATCTTCTACTTTCTGGGGCTTTGTCATTTTATTGTGCCTTGGCAATATTGGTTTTAACGTATCCAACAGTATAAGCGACGCGGTTTGCTTTGATATACTAG GAGCAGGTGGTGAAATGGGATATGGTAGACAACGCGTTTGGGGAACGATAGGTTTTGGAATTTCTGCCCTTTTGGCTGGCTGTACAGTGGATTATTGGTCCAAAGGAAAATCCCTAAAGATTTACACACCTGCATTTTTATTTGTCTTTGTATTTTCACTCTTCGATTTACTTTGTTGCAGAAAATTAAAA CTACCGATTATGGGAGAGTCCACAAATATAATAAAAGACGTTTATAAGCTTTTACAATTAAAacatataattatatttctctGCTTTGCGACACTTGCTGGCATTCTTGACAGCTTcatgatttattttttattttg GTATTTAGAAGATCTGGCTAAAGTAACTGGCCATatgaatgaaattaatttaatagAAGGTTTGACAGTTGCTGCAGAAACTTTGGGTGGCGAAGTAATATTCTTTTCGTTTTCAG gtaaaattttaaaaaaactgGGATTCGGGTATACCTTTACATTTTGTTTCGCATGTTACGCGTTACgcctttatttaatttctttggcgTCAAATCCGTGGTGGGTAATTTCGATAGAATTATTTATGCAAGGACCAACTTATGCGCTTTGTTATACAACGATAGTTGCATATGCAAGCAAAGTCGCCCCAATCGGTACATCGGCCACTGTTCAGGGAATCGTAGCTGGCATGGATGACGGTTTtggtaattaa
- the LOC143346487 gene encoding F-box/WD repeat-containing protein 4, with product MADSWRLNTLPTEILILIFDYCHAFDLVRLSEVCTRFYDIVREETLWAKKSKQPIVTNQISRKFRERCNPLLCLRKKWHVSHNWQYGRYEKRIIFSQKTKFMPWIQLTNNTLWWSGGSQLCCFKRFESMHKSNQLLFRVHVCSDICKFIVRNECIVTGHRDGSIKFWTKSRSYKFIDFDCNISRAHSYDINGIDKTREAIISGSGDGTVKVWRPPVGQNILNVPLTTINITDRVWSLSADPMGKKFAVGSAGNNNCPPLHIFDLECYSQSDILKYNWQRGAGILDMIWDNPQILLTCGYDTYIRKWDLRTGTCVYSWSDPTNATIYCLSSDYRYSMISGTQYNSKAVLWDQRYKDYIQIYFMDLCRMTSPVYCLSFDSTHLYGAMDQHLVEFTFSGYSYEETNYKEILKY from the exons ATGGCAGATTCGTGGCGTTTAAACACTTTGCCAACTGAGATTTTGATATTAATTTTCGATTACTGTCATGCATTCGATTTGGTACGACTCAGTGAAGTATGCACACGATTTTACGATATCGTGCGCGAAGAAACGCTTTGGGCTAAGAAGAGCAAGCAACCGATCGTAACGAATCAAATTTCGAGAAAATTTCGTGAAAG GTGTAACCCACTGTTATGTTTACGGAAAAAATGGCATGTTTCGCACAATTGGCAATACGGCAGATACGAAAAGAGGATTATCTTCTCGCAGAAAACGAAATTCATGCCATGGATACAATTAACCAACAACACTTTATGGTGGAGCGGTGGAAGTCAATTGTGCTGTTTCAAACGTTTCGAGTCCATGCACAAAAGCAATCAACTTTTGTTTCGAGTTCATGTCTGCAGTGACATATGCAAGTTCATTGTCAGAAACGAATGCATTGTAACTGGGCACAG AGACGGTAGTATAAAATTCTGGACAAAATCAAGAAGCTACAAATTTATAGATTTTGATTGCAACATAAGCAGAGCACACAGTTACGACATAAATGGAATAGATAAGACTAGAGAGGCAATTATATCAGGTTCTGGGGATGGAACAGTGAAG GTTTGGAGacctcctgttggccagaacatcTTAAATGTACCTTTAACGACTATAAACATTACCGACAGAGTGTGGTCTCTTTCTGCCGATCCAATGGGTAAAAAGTTTGCCGTGGGTTCAGCCGGAAATAATAACTGCCCCCCGCTTCACATATTTGATCTCGAATG TTACAGCCAATCTGATATACTGAAATACAATTGGCAAAGGGGGGCAGGAATATTAGACATGATTTGGGATAATCCACAGATTCTGCTTACGTGCGGATATGACACTTACATTCGAAAATGGGATTTGAG AACTGGAACATGTGTATATTCATGGTCAGATCCAACGAATGCAACTATATATTGTTTATCGTCAGATTATCGGTACAGTATGATCAGTGGAACACAATACAACTCCAAAGCTGTTCTTTGGGATCAAAGATATAAAGATTACATACAA ATCTATTTCATGGATCTATGCAGAATGACGAGTCCCGTTTACTGTTTGAGTTTCGATAGTACTCATTTATATGGAGCAATGGATCAACATTTAGTTGAATTTACATTTTCGGGATATTCGTACGAAGAGACTAATTACAAAGAAATTCTTAAATACTAA
- the LOC143346482 gene encoding cytoplasmic aconitate hydratase, giving the protein MAVGNPYDHLLKSIKIGSKEYKYYDIANLGKKYDRLPFSVRVLLESAVRNCDNFQISKCDVEKVLDWEINQTREEGIELSFKPSRVILQDFTGVPAVVDFAAMRDAVKQLGADPDKINPICPSDLVIDHSIQVDFVRSNDAVKKNEEIEFERNKERFMFLKWGAKAFENMLIIPPGSGIVHQVNLEYLARVVFDTNSLLYPDSVVGTDSHTTMINGLGVLGWGVGGIEAEAVMLGQTISMLLPKVIGYRLDGVLNQYATSTDLVLTITKNLRQIGVVGKFVEFFGPGVSQLSIADRATISNMCPEYGATVGFFPVDQQSLMYLRQTGRNEDHINRIEKYLTTVRMLRNYDDENQDPIFSEIFTLDLSTVVSSVSGPKRPHDRVSVVDMKTDFRNCLTNKVGFKGYGLSPAKVDSVAMFEFEGKDYKLRHGSVVIAAITSCTNTSNPSVMLGAGLLAKNAVEAGLTVAPYIKTSLSPGSGVVTYYLEESGVIPYLTKLGFDIVGYGCMTCIGNSGPLPDVIVDTIEKNELVCCGVLSGNRNFEGRIHPNTRANYLASPLLVIAYAIVGTVDIDFEKEPLGRRPDGTPIYLQDIWPTRSTIQAVEQKFVIPAMFKEVYSKIETGSNSWIKLVEPDGKLYPWDSSSTYIKSPPYFTNLRKEIPILEPVRKARVLLNLGDSVTTDHISPAGSIARNSPAARYLASRGLTPKEFNSYGSRRGNDAVMARGTFANIRLVNKFIGKPGPRTIYIPTNEEMDIFDAAEKYAKDQTPLIILVGKEYGSGSSRDWAAKGPYLLGIRAIIAESYERIHRSNLVGMGIIPLQYLPGQNAESLGLTGLEVYDIVIPDNCQPGQKITVTTDDGKKFEAIVRFDTDVDLTYYKHGGILNYMIRKMIS; this is encoded by the exons ATGGCTG ttgGAAATCCATATGACCACTTACTGAAGTCCATTAAAATTGGATCTAAAGAATATAAATACTATGACATTGCTAATCTTGGAAAGAAATATG ATAGGTTACCATTCTCAGTTAGAGTGCTCCTTGAAAGTGCCGTTAGAAATTGcgataattttcaaatttcaaaatgtGACgtagaaaaagtattagactggGAAATTAACCAAACTCGTGAAGAGGGTATAGAACTGTCTTTTAAACCATCCAGAGTAATATTGCAA GACTTTACTGGGGTGCCGGCAGTAGTGGATTTTGCAGCTATGAGAGATGCTGTTAAACAGTTGGGTGCAGATCCAGATAAGATAAACCCTATCTGCCCATCAGATCTTGTTATTGATCATTCGATACAAGTTGATTTTGTTAGAAG CAATGATGCTGTGAAAAAAAACGAAGAGATAGAATTTGAAAGGAACAAGGAACGATTCATGTTTTTAAAATGGGGAGCTAAGGCGTTCGAAAATATGTTGATTATACCTCCTGGAAGTGGAATAGTCCATCAAGTTAATTTAGAATATTTGGCAAGAGTTGTTTTCGATACCAATAGTTTGCTCTATCCTGATAGCGTAGTCGGAACAGATTCTCATACAACTATGATTAATGGCCTTGGTGTACTTGGTTGGGGTGTTGGAGGAATCGAAGCTGAAGCTGTTATGTTAGGACAAACAATATCGATGTTATTACCGAAAGTTATAGGATATAGATTAGATGGAGTCCTAAATCAGTATGCTACTTCGACGGATCTTGTTCTCACGATCACGAAg AATTTGCGTCAAATTGGAGTAGTTGGAAAGTTTGTAGAATTTTTTGGACCCGGTGTATCTCAACTAAGTATTGCAGATCGTGCTACGATATCGAACATGTGTCCTGAATATGGCGCTACAGTTGGATTCTTTCCAGTCGATCAGCAGAGTTTAATGTACCTGAGACAAACAG GCAGAAATGAGGACCATATTAATAGAATCGAGAAGTATCTAACCACTGTACGGATGTTGAGGAACTATGATGACGAGAACCAAGATCCCATATTCTCAGAAATATTCACTCTGGATCTGTCTACCGTGGTGTCCAGCGTCAGTGGTCCAAAAAGGCCTCATGATCGTGTTTCCGTCGTAGACATGAAAACCGACTTCAGGAACTGCCTTACTAACAAA GTAGGATTCAAGGGATATGGCCTAAGCCCTGCAAAGGTGGATTCCGTAGCCATGTTCGAATTCGAAGGCAAGGATTACAAATTGAGGCACGGTTCGGTGGTTATTGCTGCAATTACAAGCTGTACTAATACTAGCAACCCCAGTGTTATGCTTGGAGCAG GTCTGCTTGCGAAAAATGCCGTCGAGGCTGGTTTGACCGTCGCTCCTTACATTAAAACATCACTGTCCCCGGGATCTGGCGTCGTTACTTACTACCTGGAGGAAAGCGGAGTGATTCCTTACCTGACAAAATTAGGGTTCGACATTGTCGGTTATGGATGTATGACCTGTATTGGTAATAGCGGCCCTCTCCCTGATGTTATTGTCGATACTATTGAGAAA AATGAGCTCGTATGCTGTGGCGTCCTATCTGGCAACCGAAACTTCGAGGGCAGAATTCATCCTAATACACGAGCGAATTATTTAGCATCGCCATTATTAGTAATCGCCTACGCCATTGTTGGAACAGTGGACATAGACTTTGAAAAGGAACCACTTG GTCGCCGACCAGACGGCACTCCGATATATCTTCAAgacatctggcctacaagatcaACCATTCAAGCTGTAGAACAAAAATTTGTGATCCCGGCTATGTTTAAAGAAGTTTATAGCAAGATAGAAACGGGCAGCAATAGCTGGATAAAATTGGTCGAGCCTGATGGTAAATTATATCCGTGGGATTCATCGTCCACCTACATCAAGAGTCCACCGTACTTTACCAATTTACGAAAG GAAATACCAATATTGGAACCAGTGAGAAAAGCGCGCGTTCTTCTAAATCTTGGAGATTCCGTTACGACGGATCATATTAGTCCAGCTGGTAGCATTGCACGTAATTCCCCAGCAGCGCGATACCTCGCGAGCCGTGG aCTGACGCCGAAAGAATTCAATTCTTACGGGTCACGAAGAGGTAACGACGCTGTGATGGCACGTGGCACATTCGCTAACATTCGCCTGGTAAACAAGTTCATTGGAAAACCTGGACCACGTACTATTTATATTCCCACTAACGAGGAG ATGGACATTTTCGATGCAGCTGAAAAGTACGCGAAAGATCAGACACCGTTaattattcttgttggcaaggagTACGGATCTGGATCTTCTAGAGATTGGGCTGCGAAAGGACCTTATCTTTTAGGAATTCGAGCGATTATAGCGGAATCTTACGAAAGAATACACAG GTCAAATTTAGTAGGTATGGGTATTATTCCGCTGCAGTACTTACCTGGACAAAATGCAGAATCTTTAGGGTTGACCGGTCTAGAGGTATATGATATAGTGATTCCCGATAATTGCCAGCCAGGCCAGAAGATTACCGTTACCACCGACGATGGCAAAAAATTTGAAGCAATCGTACGGTTTGATACGGACGTTGATTTAACGTATTATAAACACGGTGGCATTCTAAATTACATGATTAGAAAAATGATTAGCTAG